In the genome of Polaribacter sp. MED152, one region contains:
- the ligA gene encoding NAD-dependent DNA ligase LigA translates to MNVQERIIELRNELNRHNYNYYVLDNATISDFEFDIKLKELDKLEQENPLFFDANSPTQRVGGTITKNFNTVVHKNRMYSLDNSYSKDDLLDWEKRIQKILGTTEISYTCELKYDGASINLTYENGQFIKAVTRGDGFQGDEVTNNIKTILSIPLSIQDDFVSNFEMRGEIILPLDGFNKMNQERVANGEEEYRNPRNTASGSLKLQDSAEVAKRPLDCLLYQVVTEERKYKTHFESLEQARKVGFKVPKTIKLVNSIDEVFEFVNLWDTKRQDLPYETDGIVIKVNNLQQQEELGYTSKAPRWAIAYKFKAEQEATLLNEITYQVGRTGAITPVANLDPVQLAGTTVKRASLHNADQIEKLDVRINDTVFVEKGGEIIPKIVGVDFSKRPENSEPTVYATNCPECGTELVRTAGDAKHYCPNEFGCAPQITGRIQHFISRKAMDIDGLGGETVDLLRKEGLIQNYADLYELTVEKVLPLERIAEKSAKNLINGIEKSKEIPFEKVLFALGIRFVGETVAKKLAKHFKSIDNLMAADFETLVAVDEIGDRIAQSIIDFSSNLTSIQLVNRLKEAGLQLSVSAESLENQTDKLKGQIFVVSGVFHQMSRTELKKAIEDNGGKVSSSISKKTNFIVAGDNMGPSKLAKAETLGIQIISEQDFINKIA, encoded by the coding sequence ATGAATGTTCAAGAAAGAATCATAGAATTACGTAACGAACTAAATAGACACAATTACAATTACTATGTTTTAGATAATGCTACGATTTCTGATTTTGAATTTGATATTAAATTAAAGGAGTTAGATAAGTTAGAGCAGGAGAACCCTCTTTTTTTCGATGCCAATTCACCAACGCAAAGAGTAGGAGGTACTATCACCAAAAACTTTAATACTGTAGTTCATAAAAACAGAATGTATTCTTTAGATAATTCTTATTCTAAAGATGATCTGTTAGATTGGGAAAAACGAATTCAAAAAATATTAGGGACTACAGAAATTTCATACACTTGCGAACTAAAATACGATGGTGCATCTATTAACCTAACTTATGAAAATGGTCAGTTTATAAAAGCAGTAACTAGAGGTGATGGCTTTCAAGGGGATGAAGTAACTAATAATATAAAAACCATTTTATCTATTCCTTTAAGTATTCAAGATGACTTTGTAAGTAATTTTGAAATGAGAGGTGAAATCATTTTACCTTTAGATGGTTTCAATAAAATGAACCAAGAAAGAGTTGCGAATGGAGAAGAAGAATACAGAAACCCAAGAAATACAGCAAGTGGGAGTTTAAAATTACAAGACAGTGCAGAAGTTGCAAAAAGACCTTTAGACTGTTTGTTGTATCAAGTAGTTACAGAAGAGCGCAAATACAAAACCCATTTTGAAAGTTTAGAACAAGCAAGAAAAGTCGGTTTTAAAGTTCCTAAAACCATAAAACTTGTAAATTCAATAGATGAAGTTTTTGAATTTGTTAATCTTTGGGATACTAAAAGACAAGATTTACCATATGAAACAGATGGTATTGTTATTAAAGTAAATAATTTGCAGCAGCAAGAAGAGTTGGGCTATACTTCTAAAGCTCCAAGATGGGCTATTGCTTATAAATTTAAAGCAGAACAAGAAGCTACCTTACTAAACGAAATTACATATCAAGTTGGTAGAACAGGTGCAATTACTCCAGTTGCCAATTTAGATCCAGTGCAATTGGCAGGTACAACTGTTAAAAGAGCATCTTTGCACAATGCAGATCAAATTGAAAAGTTAGATGTTAGAATAAATGATACTGTTTTTGTAGAAAAAGGTGGAGAAATAATTCCAAAAATTGTTGGGGTTGATTTTTCTAAACGTCCAGAAAATTCTGAGCCAACAGTATATGCAACCAATTGCCCTGAATGTGGTACAGAATTGGTTAGAACTGCAGGTGATGCAAAACACTACTGTCCAAACGAGTTTGGTTGTGCTCCACAAATTACAGGAAGAATTCAACATTTTATTTCTAGAAAAGCAATGGATATTGATGGTTTAGGAGGAGAAACTGTAGATTTACTGAGAAAAGAGGGTTTAATTCAGAATTATGCAGATCTTTATGAGTTAACTGTAGAGAAAGTGTTACCATTAGAAAGAATTGCAGAAAAGTCTGCCAAGAATCTAATTAACGGTATTGAAAAATCAAAAGAAATTCCGTTTGAAAAAGTATTATTTGCTTTAGGAATTCGTTTTGTAGGAGAAACTGTGGCTAAAAAGTTAGCCAAGCATTTTAAATCTATAGACAATTTAATGGCTGCAGATTTCGAAACTTTGGTGGCTGTAGACGAGATTGGAGATCGAATTGCACAGAGTATTATCGATTTTTCATCAAACTTAACTAGTATACAACTTGTAAATCGCTTAAAAGAGGCAGGATTGCAATTATCGGTTTCAGCTGAGAGTTTAGAAAATCAAACAGATAAACTTAAAGGACAAATATTTGTGGTTTCTGGAGTATTTCATCAAATGAGTAGAACAGAATTGAAAAAGGCTATAGAAGATAATGGAGGTAAAGTAAGCTCTTCTATTTCTAAAAAGACCAATTTTATTGTGGCTGGTGATAATATGGGGCCATCGAAACTAGCAAAAGCCGAAACTCTAGGCATACAAATAATATCAGAGCAAGATTTTATCAATAA
- the dapF gene encoding diaminopimelate epimerase — MNLPFLKYQGTGNDFVMIDNRTKIFPKKNTDKISEICDRHFGIGADGIILIEEDADYDFKMIYYNADGSETFCGNGARCAVAFAKHLKMIDQETTFTAVDGSHFASVNNDFISLQMIDVSEFQVKENSIFTYTGTQHHVEMVNDLEEYPVYENGRKIRNSYENPGSNVNFAQQLNDTTFRVRTYEKGVENETLACGTGVTAVALAMHKTGKTNSNNISLPVEGGLLEVSFKEENGVYTNVFLKGPATFIFKGEIEI; from the coding sequence ATGAATTTACCTTTTTTAAAATATCAAGGAACAGGAAACGATTTTGTGATGATTGATAACAGAACAAAAATCTTTCCAAAAAAAAATACTGACAAAATTTCAGAAATTTGTGATAGACATTTTGGTATAGGTGCAGATGGAATTATTCTTATTGAAGAAGATGCTGATTATGATTTTAAAATGATTTATTACAATGCAGATGGAAGTGAAACTTTTTGTGGTAATGGAGCAAGATGTGCAGTCGCTTTTGCAAAACACTTAAAAATGATTGACCAAGAAACCACATTTACTGCAGTTGATGGTTCTCATTTTGCATCTGTAAATAATGATTTCATTTCTTTACAAATGATAGATGTCTCAGAGTTTCAAGTAAAAGAAAATTCAATTTTTACATATACAGGTACACAGCATCATGTAGAAATGGTGAACGACCTAGAGGAATATCCTGTTTACGAAAATGGTAGAAAAATAAGAAACTCTTATGAAAATCCAGGTAGTAATGTAAATTTTGCACAGCAATTAAATGATACTACCTTTAGGGTTAGAACCTATGAAAAGGGAGTAGAAAACGAAACTTTAGCTTGTGGAACAGGTGTAACTGCAGTAGCCTTGGCCATGCATAAAACTGGGAAGACAAATAGTAATAATATTTCACTTCCTGTAGAAGGTGGTCTTTTAGAAGTTTCTTTTAAAGAAGAAAATGGTGTTTACACTAATGTGTTTTTAAAAGGACCAGCCACTTTTATTTTTAAAGGAGAAATTGAAATTTAA
- the mltG gene encoding endolytic transglycosylase MltG, whose product MKKKLGILAIIVIIILSVITYTYYQNIFGSAINKETELFVYDTDDLNNINKKIAPFSDKPDYFLWVASKKSFSKVKPGRYILKEGMSNNDLVNMLRIGNQSAVKVSFNNQDTLEKFAGRIAEQIATDSTSIITSFKNEEFLKANNLTPKSVLQICIPNSYQFYWTVSADQFRDKLLLEYKRFWNKSRLAKAKALGMTKSEVITLASIVQKETAKKTEKPIVAGLYLNRLKNGWPLQADPTVIYAIKEVKGQDFVVKRVLNVDLEINSPYNTYKYRGLPPSLISMPDISSIDGVLNYKEHNYYYMCVDIDNFGYHKFANSLAEHARNAREYQAWLNKQGVNR is encoded by the coding sequence TTGAAAAAGAAACTAGGCATATTAGCGATTATTGTAATTATTATTTTATCTGTAATTACGTATACTTACTATCAAAACATTTTTGGGTCAGCAATTAATAAAGAAACTGAGCTTTTTGTATATGATACAGATGATTTGAATAACATCAACAAAAAGATTGCTCCTTTTTCTGACAAACCAGACTATTTTCTTTGGGTGGCCTCGAAAAAAAGCTTTTCAAAAGTTAAACCTGGTAGATATATTTTAAAAGAAGGCATGTCTAACAACGATTTGGTAAACATGCTTAGAATTGGAAATCAATCTGCAGTTAAAGTTTCCTTTAACAATCAAGATACTTTAGAAAAATTTGCAGGTAGAATTGCAGAACAAATTGCAACAGATTCCACTTCTATAATAACTTCTTTTAAAAATGAAGAATTTCTTAAAGCAAATAATCTAACTCCTAAATCAGTATTGCAAATTTGCATTCCTAATAGTTATCAATTTTATTGGACAGTTTCTGCAGATCAGTTTAGAGATAAGCTATTGTTAGAATATAAGCGTTTCTGGAATAAAAGTAGATTGGCTAAAGCCAAAGCTTTAGGGATGACAAAATCTGAAGTAATTACACTGGCCTCTATTGTACAAAAAGAAACTGCAAAGAAAACAGAAAAACCAATTGTAGCTGGTTTATACTTAAATCGTCTAAAAAATGGTTGGCCTTTACAGGCAGATCCTACTGTAATTTATGCCATTAAAGAAGTTAAAGGTCAAGACTTTGTTGTAAAACGAGTTTTGAATGTTGACTTAGAAATAAACTCACCTTACAATACCTATAAATATAGAGGCTTACCACCTTCTTTAATTAGCATGCCAGACATTTCTTCTATAGATGGTGTATTGAATTATAAAGAACATAACTATTATTATATGTGTGTCGATATAGACAATTTTGGCTATCATAAGTTTGCAAATAGCTTGGCTGAACACGCTAGAAATGCAAGAGAATATCAAGCCTGGCTTAATAAACAAGGCGTAAATAGGTAA
- a CDS encoding GNAT family N-acetyltransferase — protein sequence MATLKGKTVYLRALEPEDLKFLFQIENNESFWEVSHTQTPFSKYVLKQYLENAHLDIFEAKQLRLMIVDANSHEKIGLIDLFDFNPQHKRAGVGILITPNYQKNGFATEALSILINYSFTHLNLHQLYANITIDNLKSIKLFESKNFKVVGVKQDWILSQGKFKDEILYQLIND from the coding sequence ATGGCAACACTTAAGGGTAAAACTGTTTATTTACGAGCTTTAGAGCCAGAAGATTTAAAATTTTTATTTCAAATAGAAAACAATGAATCGTTTTGGGAGGTTAGCCATACACAAACTCCGTTTTCTAAATATGTTTTGAAACAATATTTAGAAAATGCTCATTTAGATATTTTTGAAGCAAAACAATTAAGGCTCATGATTGTTGATGCAAATTCTCATGAAAAGATAGGCTTAATTGATTTGTTTGATTTTAATCCTCAGCATAAAAGAGCTGGAGTTGGCATTTTAATAACACCAAATTATCAGAAAAATGGATTTGCAACTGAGGCCTTATCTATTTTAATAAATTACAGTTTTACACACTTAAATTTACATCAATTGTATGCGAATATTACCATTGATAATTTAAAGAGCATCAAATTATTTGAAAGTAAAAACTTTAAAGTTGTAGGCGTTAAACAAGATTGGATTTTATCTCAAGGAAAATTTAAGGATGAAATTCTTTACCAATTGATAAATGATTAG
- a CDS encoding glyceraldehyde-3-phosphate dehydrogenase: MSSILDYEKEVSSQAQTRRATVEFINIVNDLWYDKSIELVLFRNPLVDKRASEVLNLIDYAKEFVNKPITIQDALSIAKAIQQIDLPSSKLDIGKLAYECHLNPKSCEDKIAFVKKQLKDVTEAKNITPKDVVLYGFGRIGRLLARELMTKMGKGSQLRLRAVVTRGEITQAVLDKRASLLSIDSVHGDFLGTVQTDIENKALIINGTTVHMISAKNPEDIDYTAYNINDALIIDNTGAFRDDVALARHLKAKGASKVLLTAPGKGIPNIVHGVNHKQNDPDKVDIFSAASCTTNAITPVLKVLEDNFGIKKGHLETIHAYTNDQNLVDNMHSKYRRGRAAALNMVITETGAGKAVSKALPALEGKLTSNAIRVPVPNGSLAILSLQLRTEVTTDVINAIVKQNALEGDLVEQIKYSLDNELVSSDIIGSTAPSIFDSKATITDGDSIVIYVWYDNEYGYSHQVMRLAKHIAKVRRYTYY, translated from the coding sequence ATGTCATCAATTTTAGATTACGAAAAAGAAGTTTCTTCGCAAGCACAAACAAGAAGAGCTACTGTAGAGTTTATTAATATCGTAAATGATTTATGGTATGATAAATCTATTGAACTTGTACTTTTTAGAAATCCGTTAGTAGATAAAAGAGCTAGTGAGGTTTTAAATTTAATTGATTATGCAAAAGAATTTGTAAATAAACCAATTACAATTCAAGATGCGTTAAGTATTGCAAAAGCAATACAACAAATAGATTTACCATCATCTAAATTAGATATTGGTAAATTGGCTTACGAATGTCATTTAAATCCTAAAAGTTGCGAAGACAAAATTGCATTTGTAAAAAAACAATTAAAAGATGTAACCGAAGCAAAAAATATAACACCTAAAGATGTTGTATTGTATGGTTTTGGTAGAATTGGACGTTTATTGGCAAGAGAGTTAATGACAAAAATGGGTAAAGGCTCTCAATTAAGATTAAGAGCAGTTGTTACTCGTGGTGAAATTACGCAAGCTGTTTTAGATAAAAGAGCTTCTTTATTAAGTATAGATTCTGTTCATGGAGATTTTTTGGGTACTGTACAAACAGATATCGAAAACAAAGCTTTAATTATTAATGGTACAACTGTACATATGATTTCTGCCAAAAACCCAGAAGATATAGATTATACAGCATATAATATTAACGATGCTTTAATTATAGATAACACTGGTGCTTTTAGAGATGATGTTGCCTTAGCTAGACATTTAAAAGCAAAAGGTGCAAGTAAGGTTTTATTAACTGCACCAGGTAAAGGAATACCAAATATTGTACATGGAGTTAATCATAAACAAAACGATCCTGATAAGGTAGATATCTTTTCAGCTGCTTCTTGTACAACGAATGCAATTACGCCAGTTTTAAAAGTTTTAGAAGATAATTTCGGAATTAAAAAAGGACATTTAGAAACCATTCATGCGTATACTAATGATCAAAACTTAGTAGATAACATGCACTCTAAATACAGAAGAGGTAGAGCTGCTGCCTTAAATATGGTAATTACAGAAACTGGTGCAGGTAAAGCTGTTTCTAAAGCATTGCCAGCATTAGAGGGTAAATTAACTTCAAATGCAATTCGTGTTCCTGTTCCAAATGGTTCTTTAGCTATTTTAAGTTTACAATTAAGAACAGAAGTTACTACAGATGTTATAAATGCGATAGTAAAACAAAATGCTTTAGAGGGTGATTTAGTAGAGCAAATTAAATATTCTTTAGATAACGAACTGGTTTCTTCAGATATTATTGGATCTACAGCTCCATCAATTTTTGATAGCAAAGCTACTATTACAGATGGCGATTCTATAGTGATTTATGTTTGGTATGATAATGAATATGGATATTCACATCAAGTAATGCGTTTGGCAAAACACATTGCAAAAGTAAGAAGGTATACATATTATTAG
- a CDS encoding trypsin-like peptidase domain-containing protein — MKKFFSFLGMAFLGGALTLGGYKMLFDEPVAQNNLQNASLPAIQANYNPAFNEAAPALNAESVDFTLAAERTVNSVVHVKNTSTRTQQSPLDIFFGTGNGIRKFEQVGTGSGVIISADGYIVTNNHVIDNATSIEITLNNKKKYEAELIGADATNDIALLKINADIDLPYTTFTNSDNVKIGEWVLAVGNPYNLTSTVTAGIVSAKGRDLEGNGNIESFIQTDAAVNPGNSGGALVNTRGELVGINTAISSKTGSFIGYSFAVPSNIAKKIVDDLLEFGAVQEAILGIGIDNTYEDEGVRVGKVYYDEGANNNQFKEGDVIKSINNVKISKFSELKGQLTAKRPGDYVDVTLEREGELITKKIILNKRDSYVSNALRISVKDLTKKEKKKFDIKGGAKIIQNANRTLTYYGITEGYIITKVNKKPVLTAAEAIKNIQSSNFGNGNPLFLELINPKGEVEKFVIR, encoded by the coding sequence ATGAAGAAATTTTTTAGTTTTTTAGGAATGGCATTTTTAGGAGGAGCTCTAACTTTAGGAGGGTATAAAATGCTTTTTGATGAGCCAGTCGCTCAAAATAATTTACAAAACGCTTCTTTACCTGCAATTCAGGCAAATTATAATCCAGCTTTTAACGAGGCAGCACCTGCATTAAATGCAGAATCTGTAGATTTTACTCTGGCTGCAGAAAGAACAGTAAATTCTGTGGTTCACGTTAAAAATACATCTACAAGAACACAGCAGAGTCCTTTAGATATTTTCTTTGGTACAGGAAATGGTATTAGAAAGTTTGAGCAAGTAGGTACTGGAAGTGGAGTAATTATTTCTGCAGATGGTTATATTGTAACAAATAATCATGTTATTGATAATGCAACTTCAATTGAAATCACGTTAAATAACAAGAAAAAATACGAAGCAGAGTTAATTGGGGCAGATGCTACAAATGACATTGCATTGTTAAAAATTAATGCAGATATAGATTTACCATATACTACTTTTACCAACTCAGATAATGTAAAAATAGGTGAGTGGGTATTAGCAGTTGGTAATCCATACAACTTAACATCTACAGTAACTGCAGGTATTGTAAGTGCAAAAGGTAGAGATTTAGAAGGTAATGGAAACATCGAATCTTTTATACAAACAGATGCAGCTGTAAATCCTGGAAATAGTGGAGGAGCCTTAGTAAACACTAGAGGAGAATTGGTGGGTATAAATACTGCAATATCTTCTAAGACAGGTTCATTTATTGGATATTCTTTTGCTGTACCATCTAATATCGCAAAGAAAATTGTAGACGACTTATTAGAATTTGGTGCTGTACAAGAGGCAATTTTAGGTATTGGTATTGATAATACTTACGAAGATGAAGGGGTTAGAGTAGGAAAAGTGTATTATGATGAAGGTGCCAACAACAATCAATTTAAAGAAGGAGATGTTATAAAAAGCATCAATAATGTCAAAATTTCTAAATTCTCTGAATTAAAAGGGCAGTTAACTGCAAAAAGACCTGGAGATTATGTTGATGTAACTTTAGAAAGAGAAGGTGAATTAATAACTAAAAAGATTATTTTAAATAAAAGGGACAGTTACGTTTCTAATGCTCTAAGAATTTCTGTGAAGGATTTAACTAAGAAGGAAAAGAAGAAATTCGACATAAAAGGTGGGGCCAAAATTATTCAAAATGCAAACAGAACCTTAACTTATTACGGTATCACAGAAGGCTATATTATAACAAAAGTAAATAAGAAGCCTGTGTTAACTGCTGCTGAAGCCATAAAGAATATACAGAGCAGTAATTTCGGAAATGGTAACCCATTATTCTTGGAATTAATAAATCCGAAAGGAGAAGTAGAGAAGTTTGTAATTAGATAA